The Deltaproteobacteria bacterium DNA window CGGCCCACGAATGTCATGCGCAACTTGGGTGGCGATTTTTCCGATGGCGGCTTCGGCCGCCATTTTCTTTGCTGTTTCTTCCCAATTGTCAATTTGTCCTACAAGATGGTTTACGGTTTCAGCAAGCTGTCCTACTTCGTCAAGAGGTCTTTGTGGAGATATTGGAATTAGTTTTCGTTGCCCTGTTGCAATCGCCTCTGTTTCCTGAGTCAGCTGGATCATGGGTCGAGTGATAAAGTAGGACATCAAAATAATGACAATAATGAGAGAACCTGTTGCCAACAAACTGATCAAGAGGATTGTTACTGTTTGTTGCAATAGTAATTGATTGAGCTCTGAGAGGGATATGCCCACGATCAATTTTTCTTTTCCGACATCTTTCGTAAACTCCAAAACGGATTCCCCATCAACCACCATTTTTTTCACCGTTATGGAATCCGTTTTTGGAAAAATTTCTTTTGTAAAGCGATGTTCATATTGCAAGCCTTCTTTCAGAGTCCGAAGAAATTCTCTTTCCCCATGACTCCCTTTGATTTCCAAATAAAGCATGTCATGGCCAAATATGGCTTCCTCATAAAGTTTTTCTTTTGAGGGGTCGGTAAATTGTTTTTCCAAGAGGTTGATGTGATGTTTGCCCACTTTGATAAAATGTTCGGTGATTTGTTGACGCAATGAAACAATGCTGAGTGTGAAGGGAAGACCCAGACAAATTATGACCGTCAGGGGCAGGACAAGAATGAATTTGTTGCGGATGGAGCGACGAAAGAATTTTACAAAACGCAAACTGTCCACTCTATCCCTCCTGAACGACGGGTGCTACTACGGCAGACGGAATTTCTCCAATTTTTCTCTGATATCGGCGCATGAGAATGTGAATACCCACGGTCATAAACACAAGCAGTGAGCCCGGCAGGATCCATCCAACCGTTGTTGCTTTGCCATCGGGACCGCTGGAGGGCAACGTTAGAAAAATAGCCAAAATGCTGACTATCATGCTCCCCAATGACAAAATAGTTGCCCTTTGTTTTGAATTTTCCGGAGGGATGTAAGCATTTATAAGCGTGTTGTAGGCAGGTGAGAGAAAACCGTAACCAAAACGACATGTCACAATGGTTGTCATAAATAAAACCAACGGCAATTTGCTATTAAGACTCTTTAAACCCAAACCGATGACAAATAAACCAATCAACAGATTAACGAGGACGTAATAAACCCATAAGCGGGCATTACTTGTTTTTCGAACACCACCGTCCTTGGCGTTTATTTTTTCCATCAATTTGGATCCCAAAAATGCCATTAACAAACCAAGGAAGACAACCAGAAACCAGTAATAATTCAGTGTCTTTGTACCCAAGTTTGCCTGCAAAGCTACCGGAGCCAAATAACTGATTAGATCCGACGCAAACTTAAAAATGGAATAAGCTAGCAACAAATACAGAAGTGCTGGAACTTTTAACACAAGCCCGACACCGGTCTTAATGATAGATATGAGTTCTGCATAAGAGTGTTTTAGATCAATTTTTCCTTCGTGAAATGATATTGATTTTGTTTCCTTCATAAAAACAACACAGAATAAGGCACATAATAATGCACTCATGAATCCGAGGCTAAAAGCATAGAAAATATAGTTGTTGAGATACAGAAGCAACCCGATGATCGCGCCAACAATTTGAGCTAAAAACATGTAACCCCAAGAACGGGACAATAACGGAGCATGCCCCTCGGGGATATTTCTTTCGCGAATGCTGTCAACCATCCATGCAACACAACATCCATTATAAAAAGTAAAGCTGAGGGTGTAAATAATGGAAGCCAGTACTGCGAGAATGAAAATGTTTTGGATGGCTAAAACAAATGGGAGCCATGCTCTAAGAAAATTGGTTAATGCAAGCAAAATAAAGCTGAGTATAATAATTTTCTTTCTTCCAAGATAATCAGCAATGGCACCGGTGGGGACTTCAATTACAATGACGAAAATATCCATGACGATGCTGAGCAAGATGGTTAATTGCAATGCTTTTGAACTGCCCAGCGGCATAAATTTTTCAAAAAGAAAAGCACTATAGGTGTACAAGAAAAGTCCAAGGTTAAATCCTAAAGTAAGCCAAATAATTCGGGCAACAACCCACACATCCCTGATTGCAGGATTAATTGTATTTTTCTTCAGCATGTTGAGATGGATTCCAATCGGTTATTCGAAAAAATAAGGAAATAACTACAAAAATTATACGAGCGGTTCTCTTTCGTTTTCTTGCATAAGCACCTCCTGTGTTGATGAGCGCTATGACTAAATTTTTCAAAAAACAAAGTCAAGATTTTTTCCCCTTTCTTTTAAAGTCTTCGGTGTTTCGATAAAAAAGTTGTGCGATTTTTTGTTTTTATTTTTTCTTTTTATAAAGCAATCTCCGTGCCATGTGCGAGAAAAGTCATATCGTGTTAAAAATCATACAGTTGAGGGAAAAGATGAAAGGGGTGTATGTGTGCGGAAGTGTATCAGTTTTGCGACACCTGTCTCAAAAGTTGTGCAAAAAATGGGGAGACTGTTGATAATTGTGTTTTTCGCTATTCCGGAGTAGACAGCATGTTATGGACATTACCGCGGGTGAAATTATCGGGAATTATCGCATTTTAAAAACCAACATAGCCCAAGGCGGCAATGGCATTATCCATCTCGCTGAAGACATCAACAACCATAACAGAAAGTGCGCCCTCAAAGTTTTAAATAAAGACGCCGCTCTCGCCCATCTTCGCACAAAAGGTTCTCTCCCGAAAACAGAGGAAGAAGTGGAAACGTTGTTTCGGAAAAAGGCGGCCAAGTTCCGGGAAGAATTTCACATCGCCATGGGAATAAACCATCCGAACATCGCCCAAATGTTTGACTTGGGTTATCACAAGGGTAGTTTTTACATCGTCTCCGAATTCATTGAGGGTAAGAGTTTGTTTCAAGCGCTCATTTCTCTGCCCGTTCCCGAAAAAATAGGCGTATTGATAGGAATTTTGGAAGCCATCGACTGCGTTCATCGCCACGACCTTCTTCATCTGGACATCAAACCACAAAATATTTTGATGACTACGAACAACGGGAAACCGTGTCCGAAGCTGATTGATTTCGGCGCCGCTCTGTCGATAGGGATTTTCAACTTCAAACCGCGCGGTACACCTTCTTTCATCGCCCCGGAAGTGGCTCTCTCTCAGACAGAAAAAATCGACGCCCGTGCCGATCTCTTCGAATTTGCGGCAACAGCCTATTACTGCATCACCAGCGTCTTTCCGTTCAAACAGCGGAAACAATGCAAAGGAAATATGGAAAAACTGGCTGAATTGATCCGTCAGGAAACCCCTCCTCCGCCGTTGACCGATTACGACGAATCCATCCCCGAATTTTTGAATACGATTATTCTCCGCTTGCTTGCAAAAGATCCGGAAGACCGATTTTATCCGCATGCCCGCGCAGTCATCAATGCATTAAGGACACAGTTGCCGGACGCTTTTTCTACAACCTCCCGCGCCCCTTCCAGCTATCTGATCCCTGAAAGGGACAGGCACATCGGCCGTGCCGGCATACAAGATACGCTGAAGGCTTACATGGATGGCTTGAGCCAATGTAAAACAGCAAAGACCCCCGTTGTCTGTATCGGCGGAGAGACAGGAATGGGTAAAACGCATCTTTTAAAAACGCTGAAAGAATATGCAACCCATGTTTTGGAAAAAATCACCCTGCATCATCTGGAATTGCCGGCATCTGAAGAATGGCTGACGCGCTGGTCGGAAAAAATTCATCGCGATTTTGTTTCCGGGGAAAAACCGGTGTTAATTCTTATCGACAATCTGGATTTGGCTCTGCAAAATCTGGCGGATCATCTTCAGATATATGGAATCCTTTCGGCAACAGGCCGCCTTTTGCGGGAAGGCGCACTTAAAAAACCCGTCCTGCTTTTTTTTACGAGCACGAAATATCCCTGCGACGCCGTCCCCGTGGAGGCAGAGCATTTCCGATCGTTTGAACTCAAACCCTTTTCCATTGACGAATTGAGGGAATATCTTGCGAGTACACCCGCCTTCTCCAACAGCACTATCCCTGAACGCTGGCTGAAATCTTTTTATTCAAAAACATTGGGTGTCCCTCTGGAAGTTCGTGCGGCGTTGGAAGAACTCGACGCCGGCGGGGAATTGCTCGTCTTCGATCCCTCCGGCAAAATTCTTTTTTCCGAATGGGAGGAGCCGAACCTTGAAGGCAGTCTGATCTATCATGGCGGAACACAGCCGACACAAGAGAGGCTTTTATCCCAGTTCAGCAAACTGACGAAGACGGAACAAGACGTCATTTGCTGGATGGCTGTTTGGAATACGCTCGGCCTGTCACCCCCGCCCCGTTTTGAGGAATTTTCCCGTTTTTTTCCTGCATTAACATTGGGACAAACGCTTTTGAACCTCGTGGATACCCGGTGGCTGACCCATCATGAAAAATTACAGTCCTTTGAATTCGTCAATCCGCTGGCCCCCATGATTATCTACGAAACACTCGAAGAAAAAAAACGTCAATTGCTTCACGACGCTTTGGCCACCCATTTTGCGGACAAAAACAAAACCCTAGCTTCCCTGCATTTTGGTTTCGGCACGGACAAATGTAAAGCCATTTATCATCTGATCCACCTCGGGAGACTGAAAATGAATCAGGGGCAATTACTGATAGCGCGGCAGTTATTGAACAAGGCCCTTGAATTATCACCCAAAGAGCTTCCAAAATTGAAAATCTATATCCTCAATCTCCTCATTGCCAATTATCATAACCGCGGAAAATATAAAGAGGCGGAACATTGTTTTGAATCAGCTTTAAAGTTGATCGAAAAAAATCTCTCAAATGGAACCCGCTTATGGCAAATCATCCTTTATGAAAAAATGTCTGCTGTCCTGCTTGAAAAGGGAAAAAGAGAAGAAGCTCTAAAGCTAATTCAAAAAGGATTGGCCCTCTACCGAGGCCGAAACATCGCCCCACACTTTATTTTTCTGAAAAATCACGAAGGTTTTTTCCACTATCTTGAGTCATGCGAGGGAAAAGAAAAAACAAAGGAACACCTTGAAAAGGCGAAAGCCATCTTCCGTAAATCACTCGAACTAGAAAAGAATTTGCAGGGGGAATTCTCCGGTGTCCGCCGTAACAACGAATTGGGGCGTGTGCTGAAGGCCGGGGGAAGATATGCAGAAGCGGCAACGGTGCTTTTGGATAAAATTGAAACAATAAAAGGAGACGAAAAAAACATCTATGCCCTTGTGGAGACTTATCTCACGCTGGCTGAATGTCAGCGGTATTTGAAAAACTATGAAGCCGCCGGCAAATATGCGGAGGAAGCGCTTGTCTTGGCCAAAAAAACGGGACAGGGAAAATGGCTGATGAAAGCGCACATGGCCAAGGCCGAAATTTATCACGACAGCGACAAACCGGAATTGGCTTTAGAGGAAGACAAATCCTCTCTGGTAGCCAGCTCCTTTTTAAATCGCGAAGAAGAATATGCCTCAACCATGAAAGGACTCATGATCCGCCAAGGGCTTTATTTGAAGGAATTGAAACAATGGGATGAAGCCGTTGTTCATTTTGATTCCGCTTTGGCAACAAATCTGTCCGGGATGCTTCTCGTTCTGGCAAAGATAAGCCTTGGTGAAATTTATTTTCACAAAAAAGAACATGAGAAAGTCGCAAAGCATTTTGTGGACGCAGAGGCAATTTTAAAAAACATTCCGCCGGATGCCGCGCGCCCTTATTTATTTCGCATTGCCATGGTCAAAGCACAGATGATGCAGGATCAGGGGCACAGGGAAAAAGCCATCGCCCTTCTGCCAACCCTGAAACAACTGGCCGCTCAAGATCCCCAATTGCTTAAAGAGTGCAGTCTGTTGGAAAAAGGCATTCGGTAATGGCGATGTGATTAACGACAAAGTCAAAGAAGTCCATATTTTGCTTGGCATGGGTGCGAATGATATTTATTAGAACTCCCGATAAAATCTTTGGTGCTTTGGGAGCAGGGGGCCGTAGTTTCAAATCCTATCACCCCGACAATGATTTCAATGGGTATTCTTTATAAAGGCAGTGTAAAATGGAATGTGGATCCTAGGCCAAATTCTGATTCGGCCCAGATTTTTCCTTTGTGGGACAGAATAATTTCTTTGGAAATGGCCAAACCTAAACCTGTGCCACCTTTTTTCTTGTCTCTTGTGCTGTCCAATTGCTCAAATGTTTGAAAAAGTTTTGGGATGTCTTCCGTTTTAATTCCCGGACCCGTATCTTGCACCATAACATGCACGGTGTTATCCCTCTGCTCCACAACAGCAGAGACAGCGCCCTTTTCCGTGAATTTTACGGCATTGCCAACCAGATTGGTCAGCACCTGAACGATCCTGTCTTTATCAAATCTTATCTTCGGCAGTTTTTCATCCAATTTTGCCGTAACATTCAAACCTTTTTCATTTGCCAAAACGGCCATGGATTTTTGGACTTCCCTCACAACATCACAAATATCATTTTCGCGCATATCGTATTTCATTTTGCCTGAGTCCATTTTCTGAAAATCCAAAACATTGTTTACCAGGCGTGCGAGTCGGTCGGCATTGCAATCGGCAATTTCCACCACCCGACTCTGTTTTTCATTGAGTGTCCCGCTTATCCCGTCTTTGAGATTTTCAATGGCGCTTTTGATCGTGGTCAAAGGATTTCTAATCTCATGGGAAACTATGGAGGTAAATTTTGATTTTATTTCCGTCGCTTCTTTAAGCGTTTTTTCGGCCTCTTTTTCCTTTGTCAGATCGCGGAATATCAAAACAACTCCAACAACCTTGCCATCCTTGTCGAAGATTGGCGCACCGCTGTCGCCTATGGGCCGTTCCTTTCTTTCGTCGCGTGAAATCAGAATGGTATGATTTGCCAGTCCGATAATAACGCCTTCTTTCAGGACACGCGTCACGGGACTTTCAACGGTCTCGCGCGTTTCTTCATTAACGATGCGAAATATTTCTTCAAGCGATCTGCCTTTTGCCTCGGCTTCACTCCAACCGGTCAGTTGTTCCGCAATCGGATTCATCATTACCACACGACCAGAAATATCCATGGACATGACCGCATCGCCAATGCTGTAAAGTGTGGTTTTCAATTCCGATTGCAGACGTTTTCGCTCCTCTACTTCGACAGCAAGAACATCGCGTGAAACCAATGTTTGTTTCAGACGTTGTGTCATCGCATCAAAGGCATGGGCCAGTTTTCCAATTTCATCACCGCTTTTGATGCCCGTTTTGTAATCCAGATTTCCTTGGCTGATCCTCTCTGCGGCTTTTGTCAATTTTAATATCGGATCGGAAACGGCCCTTGCCAAAACGTAAGCCGCCAAGATTGTTAAAATTAAGAGGACGGCTAAAGCCAGTGTCAGCTGATGCTCTAAAGCGGTTACGGAAGCAAAAGCCTCTTCTTCATCTATTTTTGTCACGAGCCCCCAATCCAAAGAGGGGATATACCGCCAAGCCGTGATAACTTTTTTGCCCCGATAATCAGTCGCATGCCCAAACCCCTTTCCTCCCAGAGCCGCTTTCTGGGCAGGAATGGCGTATCTGTCACCGATCAGGACGGTTTTTTCCAGAGCCGCCTCCGGATCGTAACGCCGGGGGTTCAAAAACAGGATTCGGTCCCCCATTTTTTTTACAATCAGGGTCTCTCCCGTTTTACCCAATCCAACAAAATCCTGAAACAGTGCATAAACAGGTTGCATATTTACTTCAAGAGCGAATACCCCGATAAATTTTCCGTTGAAATCGTGGAGAGGCGCCGTGGCCAAGATTGTAAATTTGCCGTCTTCGATACG harbors:
- a CDS encoding HAMP domain-containing protein → MDSLRFVKFFRRSIRNKFILVLPLTVIICLGLPFTLSIVSLRQQITEHFIKVGKHHINLLEKQFTDPSKEKLYEEAIFGHDMLYLEIKGSHGEREFLRTLKEGLQYEHRFTKEIFPKTDSITVKKMVVDGESVLEFTKDVGKEKLIVGISLSELNQLLLQQTVTILLISLLATGSLIIVIILMSYFITRPMIQLTQETEAIATGQRKLIPISPQRPLDEVGQLAETVNHLVGQIDNWEETAKKMAAEAAIGKIATQVAHDIRGP
- a CDS encoding MFS transporter; protein product: MLKKNTINPAIRDVWVVARIIWLTLGFNLGLFLYTYSAFLFEKFMPLGSSKALQLTILLSIVMDIFVIVIEVPTGAIADYLGRKKIIILSFILLALTNFLRAWLPFVLAIQNIFILAVLASIIYTLSFTFYNGCCVAWMVDSIRERNIPEGHAPLLSRSWGYMFLAQIVGAIIGLLLYLNNYIFYAFSLGFMSALLCALFCVVFMKETKSISFHEGKIDLKHSYAELISIIKTGVGLVLKVPALLYLLLAYSIFKFASDLISYLAPVALQANLGTKTLNYYWFLVVFLGLLMAFLGSKLMEKINAKDGGVRKTSNARLWVYYVLVNLLIGLFVIGLGLKSLNSKLPLVLFMTTIVTCRFGYGFLSPAYNTLINAYIPPENSKQRATILSLGSMIVSILAIFLTLPSSGPDGKATTVGWILPGSLLVFMTVGIHILMRRYQRKIGEIPSAVVAPVVQEG
- a CDS encoding tetratricopeptide repeat protein, with product MDITAGEIIGNYRILKTNIAQGGNGIIHLAEDINNHNRKCALKVLNKDAALAHLRTKGSLPKTEEEVETLFRKKAAKFREEFHIAMGINHPNIAQMFDLGYHKGSFYIVSEFIEGKSLFQALISLPVPEKIGVLIGILEAIDCVHRHDLLHLDIKPQNILMTTNNGKPCPKLIDFGAALSIGIFNFKPRGTPSFIAPEVALSQTEKIDARADLFEFAATAYYCITSVFPFKQRKQCKGNMEKLAELIRQETPPPPLTDYDESIPEFLNTIILRLLAKDPEDRFYPHARAVINALRTQLPDAFSTTSRAPSSYLIPERDRHIGRAGIQDTLKAYMDGLSQCKTAKTPVVCIGGETGMGKTHLLKTLKEYATHVLEKITLHHLELPASEEWLTRWSEKIHRDFVSGEKPVLILIDNLDLALQNLADHLQIYGILSATGRLLREGALKKPVLLFFTSTKYPCDAVPVEAEHFRSFELKPFSIDELREYLASTPAFSNSTIPERWLKSFYSKTLGVPLEVRAALEELDAGGELLVFDPSGKILFSEWEEPNLEGSLIYHGGTQPTQERLLSQFSKLTKTEQDVICWMAVWNTLGLSPPPRFEEFSRFFPALTLGQTLLNLVDTRWLTHHEKLQSFEFVNPLAPMIIYETLEEKKRQLLHDALATHFADKNKTLASLHFGFGTDKCKAIYHLIHLGRLKMNQGQLLIARQLLNKALELSPKELPKLKIYILNLLIANYHNRGKYKEAEHCFESALKLIEKNLSNGTRLWQIILYEKMSAVLLEKGKREEALKLIQKGLALYRGRNIAPHFIFLKNHEGFFHYLESCEGKEKTKEHLEKAKAIFRKSLELEKNLQGEFSGVRRNNELGRVLKAGGRYAEAATVLLDKIETIKGDEKNIYALVETYLTLAECQRYLKNYEAAGKYAEEALVLAKKTGQGKWLMKAHMAKAEIYHDSDKPELALEEDKSSLVASSFLNREEEYASTMKGLMIRQGLYLKELKQWDEAVVHFDSALATNLSGMLLVLAKISLGEIYFHKKEHEKVAKHFVDAEAILKNIPPDAARPYLFRIAMVKAQMMQDQGHREKAIALLPTLKQLAAQDPQLLKECSLLEKGIR
- a CDS encoding HAMP domain-containing protein, yielding MTRRTKLFIAFFLLAILPMFIVGTWMASTAKKKLEQIQFLHLESISDTKVTKIEEFFNELKRELRVAQDYYSIKKNLPVLTRFKQDKTNPNYIAAQKMLDGQMKTLQKEGFFFDVMLVRPDGKIAYTTADQHQTMDLGHSLPDPDGKAFEKGKKGFYFSEIFRNRIEDGKFTILATAPLHDFNGKFIGVFALEVNMQPVYALFQDFVGLGKTGETLIVKKMGDRILFLNPRRYDPEAALEKTVLIGDRYAIPAQKAALGGKGFGHATDYRGKKVITAWRYIPSLDWGLVTKIDEEEAFASVTALEHQLTLALAVLLILTILAAYVLARAVSDPILKLTKAAERISQGNLDYKTGIKSGDEIGKLAHAFDAMTQRLKQTLVSRDVLAVEVEERKRLQSELKTTLYSIGDAVMSMDISGRVVMMNPIAEQLTGWSEAEAKGRSLEEIFRIVNEETRETVESPVTRVLKEGVIIGLANHTILISRDERKERPIGDSGAPIFDKDGKVVGVVLIFRDLTKEKEAEKTLKEATEIKSKFTSIVSHEIRNPLTTIKSAIENLKDGISGTLNEKQSRVVEIADCNADRLARLVNNVLDFQKMDSGKMKYDMRENDICDVVREVQKSMAVLANEKGLNVTAKLDEKLPKIRFDKDRIVQVLTNLVGNAVKFTEKGAVSAVVEQRDNTVHVMVQDTGPGIKTEDIPKLFQTFEQLDSTRDKKKGGTGLGLAISKEIILSHKGKIWAESEFGLGSTFHFTLPL